A stretch of DNA from Spirochaeta isovalerica:
TCCTGCCGGTTAGTTTTTCAGCGCTTGCATTGACATCGCGGATTATATAGTCTTTGTCGACAAGAAAAATAGCGTCATTAACCGATGCAAAACTCTGTTTCCAGATTTCCTTTTCAAAATCAATCAGTCTTTCAAGTTCTTTTTCCTGCGTTACATCGATAACCGTAATATTAATACGCCATTCATTGCTTTCAGATAAATGAAAGCGTCGGCTTTCCACGCGGCATTCCCGCAGCTCTGTTTTCTCTTTGGTGTCACTTACATCAAAGAAAAGAAAAATCATCAGATCTGTTTCCGGGGCTTTTTGCAAATCCTGGAAATGGAAGTAAAAGGCATCCTGTGATTGAGGCGCTATAAAGGCGGTCATCTTTTTACCCAGCACATCATATCGGGCGGCATTGAGAAAATTGAGAAAGGTAGCATTGGCTTCGAGAATGGTCTGATCATCGTTCAGTGTTATATAACCGGCGGGAGACTGATCGTAGAGAGCCTGGGCTTTTTTTGCGGAAAGCTCTTTTTCTCTTGTTATTCTTATCAGCTCTTCGTTCTGGTGCTCCAGTTCTATCTGATATATCTGAAGTTCTTCCACCAGATTTTCCAGATTATCGGTGTACAGCTCAGGCGCCGTATGTTTTTTTTTCTGTAGAATCTCTTCCGCTTTTCTTCTCAGTCTATCGTAATCCTGCATGTTTTCCCCGGTTATATCTGAACGCCCATTATCAGAATATCGTCGTTATTGTCAGCTGCCGGACTGATCGATTCCGAGAGGATCTCAATCTGTTCTCTCACAGATTTTCCTTCGGATTCCCTCAGGGCTTTTATTATCTGATCATAGCCGTCCGGTGCACGCAATTCATCAACAAGACCATCGGTAAACATGAAAATCCTGTCGCCTTCTTTCAATCTGGTTTCGTGAACTTTGATAACAGGGTTTTCCATCGTACCCAGCATATGGCCCCGCTCCCGTATCAGTTCAATCGAGCCATCGCCATGTTGGATAAGCGGAAAGGGATGACCGGCATTGATTAAGCTGGCTCTTCCTGTATCCCTGTTCACATAAAGGAGGATTAAAGAGACAAAAAGATCGTCATCTATCACTTTATTGAGAAGCTGATTGATCTGACCGATTATCTGTTTGGGCGTATAGATCACCGATGTGTACTGGCGGATCGCCGTTTTCAGAGCCGAACTCGTTACGATTGATGCTATATCATGACCTGAAACATCGGCGCATATGTAAATGTAGTGATTTTCCGTCAGCTTCACCACATCGTAATAATCTCCGCCCGCTTCCCTCAGCGGTTTGTGGTAGACGTGGAAAAGAGCGTCCGGAATTGATTCCGGGTCAATCAGTATCGATTTCTGGGCGTCGGAAATGCTTTTCAGGTCCTGGCTGTATTTAGCCATCAGTTCGTTCTGCACAGCTTTCAGCTGGATATGATTTCTGATACGGGCGATGACTTCTTCATCATGGAAAGGTTTTGTAATGTAGTCAACGCCTCCGCATTTCAATCCCTCTACGGTGGATTCTTTCGAATAATCCGCCGTCAGGAAGATGACAGGAATAGAATAGGTTTTACTGTTATCCTTCAGTTTCCGGCAGGTTTCCAATCCGGTCTCTCCGGGCATCATCATATCCAGAATGATTAAATCGGGCAGTTCTTTTTCTGCCGTTTTCCGACCTTCCGCACCGTTTTGAGCTTGCAGAGTTTCAAAGCCCTCTGAAGTTAATAGCTTTGATAGATAGACACGGTTGGGAAGAGTGTCATCGATAATCAGTATTTTTATTTTTTCCAGCATGTCCATATTACCCGAAACCTGAAAGATTCTATTGGAATTATAATTGGTAATTCTATACTTCTCAATCTTCTTTTAGATTTCGGGCGTATATGAGCCGTAAGTTCTGGAATTATCAGGGCGATTCCCAGTTTATGTACCATCCCGTTGCGGGAACAGCTGTATCATCCATGGAGCTGTGCAATTCCGACTCCTCTGCTCCCGACACCGAGCTAACGGCGAAATCATAGATTCCGTAGGCCAGCATGCTATTTCCTATGGAGTATTCCAGGTCTGCGCCTGAATCTGTGGAGCCAAGCAGAACCCAGTTGAAACTTCCGTGTTCTCTGTAATAAATCCGGTACAGGTCGACCGACAGGTCATCGCTGTCCCAGGAAATGGTAAAATCCGTTGCAGCCAGTTTTATTTCTGTCCCTTTTTTATTGATCTGCGATAGATCAAGATCTACGGAAGTCACCGTTTCATTCCGGATCAGTACAATTTCCACTGTGCCCGCCACAACTGATTCTCCGTCGAGAAGAGTGACCGCGAGTTTGTAGAAACCGGCGCTCAGGCCGGTTGTCTCTCCAGTCGCCATTCCTGTTTCCACATTGTAACTGACAGGTACGGGTACGCCGTCCAGAGTCGTCATATCCAGAAGAAGCCGGGGCTCTGCCATCAGGTCGTCATTCCACACCAGGGATAAGCCCAGGGTACCGCTGCCTGTTACGTCGTAGAGAACAATGGTCAGCGAAGAGTTCCCTCCCGGTTCCACTAACAGGGTTCCGGTACCTTCGGCCAGAACTTCATCATCGCTGTTGCAGGCCAGGACCCGGAGCGTCCATTCTCCCGGACGAAGCTCTGTTAAATGGACCGATGTCGAAAGGGATACCAGTTCGAGAAAATCTCCCTCCGTATGTGTGGCTTCTATTATGTAGTACGACAGTTCGCTATCGAGACCGGGCAGGGCGGACCGCATGGTTTCCGCGTCCAGTCTTATATCCATCTCTCCCTTTTGATTCAAATCGAGCATCAGCATGGGCGAGCATGAGAGAGTCAATAGAAGGGCTGTCAGTGATAAAAGCGCCGCTTTTAATGATAAAGTTCTCATATTTCTCTTCCATTTTTTTTGATTCGCTTACGGTTGGCTGACTGTAAATGTATGATTGAGGGAGCCGCTTCGCGAGAGATCGCTGTTGAGAGCAATCACGTCGAGTCTGTATATTCCCGGATCCAGATCGGAACCGACTGTGACGGTTGTACCGTTCCCCAGGGGAAATCCGTTCAGATACCAGTCATAGCTTATGGTTTCGGTTTCTGCCGGTGAGGCGGCCGAGACTGTCATGGCCGAGCCGTATGAAATGGTATCCATTGTGCCGCTCAGAACTATTTCAATCGGTTCGTTCAGGTCCACGTCTATGCCGATATCTCCCGATCCGCTGATGCTGTTAACATCGGTATAATCGAAAAAACCGCTTGTTGTTTCACCGGCGACAATCCTGACCGTTTCGGCGGAGCCCATAACAACTGTATCCGTGTCCAGAAGCTGGAGAAGCAGAGTGTAGTATCCCGCTTCGAAGGCCGCCGACAGGGAGGCACTGCCCGCTCCGTCGTCGATGAAATCCAGAGACAGAGCCGTTCCTCCAGGGGGCAGCAGAGTGGCTGAAATGACTGCATTCGAAAGATCATCAGGTTCCCAGATCAAAGAAAGATCCAGTACTCCCGTACCGCTTAGGGGTGTAACGGTTATAGCGGCTGATGCCGTCTCTCCGCCGAAAACCGCAATGGTCCGGCTGCCGCGGCCGATAATCTCTCCGTCCGCATTGGATGCCGACACTTCTATAAGCCAATCTCCCGGCGTCAGATCTTCGATGACATTCCGGTCTTTTAGTGTATCGAGAAGAAAGGTGTGTCCTTCCGGTCCGGTTCCGCTGATGCTGAAAGCATAGGGATCCATGGATATGTCCGGCAGCAAGGTGCGGGAAACTCCATTTCCGATAGACAGTTCCATGGAACCTACAGATAGGTCGGGCAGATCGCAAGCTGCCGTCAATGTGATCACAGCAAGGATGAAAATAATCTTTTTCATAGAATCCTCCTGAGCCCTTTTGGGCTTGACCTCTCTATGGCAAGATCCGTGCCATTCTAAGAAGGACTCTGGTTGCAGGAAGAGAGGTTTTTCGGGAGAATGATGTCAGTTGTTACAGTTTTGTAAGTTACAGTAATTACGATTTCGTAATCATGGATGAATCAGCGGTTTTTCTGCCAGCCCGAATGGGCTATGGCGTATTTTGATATTTTATAATTCAGGGAGCGGCTGGAAATTTTCAGAAGCTCCGCCGCTTTTTTCTGAACCCATCCGCTCTGTTCCAGAGCCTTCAGGATCAACTGCTTTTCCATCTCTTCCAGCGAAAGGTTCACTCCCTCAGGGGAAAGCGCCGGGGAAGATGGATTGAGGTTCCGGTCCGTTGGCAGATAAATGTCTTCGCAGGTTATTTCATCATCCGCCATCAGCACAGCTCTCTCCATAACATTTTCCAGTTCACGGATATTTCCCGGCCACTTGTATCCGAGCAGTTTATCTTCGGCGGACCGGCACATCCTGTAAATCTTCCGGTTGATTTTTTTGGAATAGCGGAGCATGAAAAAATGGGCCAGCATCAGAATATCGGCCTGACGCTCCCGGAGGGGAGGAAGGTCGATGCGGATGACATTGAGCCGGTAGAGCAGGTCTTCGCGGAAGGTCCCGAGGCCGATTTCCTCTTCCAGATTTTTGTTCGTCGCCGAAATGACCCGGACATTGACCTCAATGGTCCGGCTGCTGCCCAACCGCTCAAAAGTCTGTTCCTGTAAGACTCTCAGCACTTTCGCCTGTGTCTTCAGGCTCATATCGGCGATTTCGTCGAGAAATATGGTTCCTCCGTCGGCCTGTTCGAACCGACCGATCCTCACCTTATCGGCACCTGTGAACGCGCCTTTTTCGTGGCCGAAGAGTTCGCTTTCCAGGAGTTCGTCGGGAAGGGCTGCGCAATTGACCCGGATAAAGGCTTTATCGGTTCTGAGACTATTGTAGTGCACCAGTCCGGCAATCAGTTCCTTTCCCGTGCCCGTTTCGCCTCTAAGCATGATCGTCGAGTCGCTTTTGGCTACTTTTTCCACAATTTTCAGAACCTCCCGGAAAGGAGGACTGTCGCCTATGACTTCTCTGGTTTTATAAATCAGATGCTGTTGTCCCCTGAGGTTCTGCGCTTCCAGATGAAGGCGTCTGATTTCAAGAGCTTTTTCCACTTTTACATAGAGTTCGCCCTGGTTGAAAGGTTTTCGGACAAAATCCGACGCTCCTTCCTTTATGGCCTGAACGACCGCTGAAACTTCCTCAATGGGCGAGGAGACAATGATCATGGTGTGGTAGGTTCCCGCTTCGACTTCGCGGATGAGCTGGAGAATGTTTCCACCCGCCATGTCGCATTCGCTGATTATGACATCGAGCGACTTTGTTCTGAGAATTTCCTGAGCGGAAGGGAAGTCGGGAACGCCGATAATGTTATGTCCGCTTCCCGTAAAGAAATGAAGTGTTCTTTTCCGGACTTTTTCGTCCCTGTCAATTATAAGTAAGCTTGCCACTGTAACTTAAATAATATACCCCATTTTCCTTATCGAACACTGTCAGTGAAAAAAGCCGCGTGATTGGATGTAAAAACAGGAAGGTTTCTGTTGAGAATCCTCCGTATTTCCGGAACTGAACGAAAATCCTTGGCAAGAAAAGTACGGATCTCATTTCTGTTCCACCCCTCCGGATGGGCAAACTCCCGGTAGAGCGACAGATCTCCATCATAAAATGATCCCGATTCCAAACCCGAAGCTTCCTCGCTGTTCACCGGCATATTGAATATGGAGACATTGAGGAAATCGATATAGGGACTGTGTTCCGCCACAAAGTCCCTTGTCCGCTCGGCGCTGTCTCTCCTTTCCGCAGGCGTGCCGAACATAATGTACACATAAGTGGAGATGCCCGCGGCTTTGAGGTTTTTCAGAATGCGGCTGACCATATCGAGTCTGATACCCTTCTTCAGACTGTTCAGTACCTGCTGGTCACCTGATTCCAGCCCCAGACAGAGCATCCGGCATCCGGATTCCGCCAGATTGCGGCAGTATGCTTCATTCATCATGGCAGGGAGGAAGCGACTGAAACCGTACCAGAGAGGCCCGGGGGGCCTTTTTATCATTTCATCCATAAGTAGCGGGCTGATTTCGCTGTCGCAGAGATGGATGAGAGAGGGATTGTATTTTTCTGACAGATGAAAAAGATCATCGGCCGCAGCTGATGCGGCAGTTTCGCAGTAGGGATTGTCTTCCCATTTTTCAGAGCAGAATGTACAGCGCTTCCAGGAACACCCCCTGGAGCCGGAATAGGGCAGAATCCTGCCCGGAGATAGATAGGGGGCTTCCCGGTTATACAGATCTCCGTACCAGACTCTTCCCGGGCCCTTGTAGGTTCGCCCGGCAAAACGGACAATGGCTTCTTCGCCGTTCCCCCCGTAGATATTGTCAGCCAGCCCGTAAAGAAATGACATGTCGGACGGCCCCTTCAGCCATGAATTAATCAGTCCGCCGCCGACCTGGATTCTGATGCGGGGGTAACATTTCTTAATCCAGCCGCAAATGGCCAGTCCGGTCAGAGCCTGGCTGAGATAGCTTATGGAAATTCCCACAGCGCTCTGTCCGTTTTTTTCCAGAAGAGGAGCCAGCCTTTCCCTGAACCATGGATAGAAGAGGTTTTCTTCAGGATTTTCCCAGCTCTTTATCAGATCCTTCGAACGGAGGGGGTTCAGGAGGGGGTCATCATAATCGGCCGGTGATATACGGATTCCTCCTGCGGACACGGGACGGCTTGAAGAGGCAAGCAATTTGATTTCGTGAATCTGTCTCTTGTAATTGTCCAGAGAGGCTATTGTTCCGGGAAAGGAGAGAATCTTATCCCTCTTTCCGTACACCCTGGCGGCATGTCTGTCCTCGCCGTCGGCCCGGGGCTGTTC
This window harbors:
- a CDS encoding fibronectin type III domain-containing protein, encoding MRTLSLKAALLSLTALLLTLSCSPMLMLDLNQKGEMDIRLDAETMRSALPGLDSELSYYIIEATHTEGDFLELVSLSTSVHLTELRPGEWTLRVLACNSDDEVLAEGTGTLLVEPGGNSSLTIVLYDVTGSGTLGLSLVWNDDLMAEPRLLLDMTTLDGVPVPVSYNVETGMATGETTGLSAGFYKLAVTLLDGESVVAGTVEIVLIRNETVTSVDLDLSQINKKGTEIKLAATDFTISWDSDDLSVDLYRIYYREHGSFNWVLLGSTDSGADLEYSIGNSMLAYGIYDFAVSSVSGAEESELHSSMDDTAVPATGWYINWESP
- a CDS encoding sigma 54-interacting transcriptional regulator → MASLLIIDRDEKVRKRTLHFFTGSGHNIIGVPDFPSAQEILRTKSLDVIISECDMAGGNILQLIREVEAGTYHTMIIVSSPIEEVSAVVQAIKEGASDFVRKPFNQGELYVKVEKALEIRRLHLEAQNLRGQQHLIYKTREVIGDSPPFREVLKIVEKVAKSDSTIMLRGETGTGKELIAGLVHYNSLRTDKAFIRVNCAALPDELLESELFGHEKGAFTGADKVRIGRFEQADGGTIFLDEIADMSLKTQAKVLRVLQEQTFERLGSSRTIEVNVRVISATNKNLEEEIGLGTFREDLLYRLNVIRIDLPPLRERQADILMLAHFFMLRYSKKINRKIYRMCRSAEDKLLGYKWPGNIRELENVMERAVLMADDEITCEDIYLPTDRNLNPSSPALSPEGVNLSLEEMEKQLILKALEQSGWVQKKAAELLKISSRSLNYKISKYAIAHSGWQKNR
- a CDS encoding fused response regulator/phosphatase, with the protein product MLEKIKILIIDDTLPNRVYLSKLLTSEGFETLQAQNGAEGRKTAEKELPDLIILDMMMPGETGLETCRKLKDNSKTYSIPVIFLTADYSKESTVEGLKCGGVDYITKPFHDEEVIARIRNHIQLKAVQNELMAKYSQDLKSISDAQKSILIDPESIPDALFHVYHKPLREAGGDYYDVVKLTENHYIYICADVSGHDIASIVTSSALKTAIRQYTSVIYTPKQIIGQINQLLNKVIDDDLFVSLILLYVNRDTGRASLINAGHPFPLIQHGDGSIELIRERGHMLGTMENPVIKVHETRLKEGDRIFMFTDGLVDELRAPDGYDQIIKALRESEGKSVREQIEILSESISPAADNNDDILIMGVQI
- a CDS encoding B12-binding domain-containing radical SAM protein — encoded protein: MMTHNTLRAILHPMLLIHPPQARNCEPPIALVHLAGALRAAGEPVIMIDGSLEGYIWLTEQPRADGEDRHAARVYGKRDKILSFPGTIASLDNYKRQIHEIKLLASSSRPVSAGGIRISPADYDDPLLNPLRSKDLIKSWENPEENLFYPWFRERLAPLLEKNGQSAVGISISYLSQALTGLAICGWIKKCYPRIRIQVGGGLINSWLKGPSDMSFLYGLADNIYGGNGEEAIVRFAGRTYKGPGRVWYGDLYNREAPYLSPGRILPYSGSRGCSWKRCTFCSEKWEDNPYCETAASAAADDLFHLSEKYNPSLIHLCDSEISPLLMDEMIKRPPGPLWYGFSRFLPAMMNEAYCRNLAESGCRMLCLGLESGDQQVLNSLKKGIRLDMVSRILKNLKAAGISTYVYIMFGTPAERRDSAERTRDFVAEHSPYIDFLNVSIFNMPVNSEEASGLESGSFYDGDLSLYREFAHPEGWNRNEIRTFLAKDFRSVPEIRRILNRNLPVFTSNHAAFFTDSVR